A stretch of the Aggregatibacter sp. HMT-949 genome encodes the following:
- the rsmI gene encoding 16S rRNA (cytidine(1402)-2'-O)-methyltransferase: protein MNDLSGILYIVATPIGNLQDITQRALNIFLQVDLIAAEDTRHSGLLLSHYGIKKPFFALHDHNEQEKAHVLVEKLKQGSNIALISDAGTPLISDPGFHLVRRCREAGIRVVPLPGACAAISALCASGIASDRFCFEGFLPAKSKARKDKLEDLAEEARTLIFYESTHRISDALADMQAVLGDDRYVVLARELSKTWETIVGDTLKNLRQWLAEDPNRTKGEMVLIVEGKAKSECNDDISPQAVKALKLIAKELPLKKAAAIVAELYGYKKNALYQFGLAQSD from the coding sequence ATGAATGATTTAAGCGGAATTTTATATATCGTAGCAACGCCCATCGGCAATTTGCAGGACATTACCCAACGTGCCCTTAACATCTTTTTACAAGTGGATCTTATCGCCGCCGAAGATACTCGCCATAGCGGTTTATTGCTTAGTCATTACGGCATTAAAAAACCGTTTTTTGCTTTACATGATCACAATGAACAAGAAAAAGCCCATGTTTTAGTGGAAAAACTCAAACAAGGCAGCAATATCGCTTTAATTTCCGATGCCGGCACTCCGTTAATCAGCGATCCCGGATTTCATTTGGTGCGTCGTTGCCGCGAAGCGGGAATTCGCGTGGTGCCGTTACCGGGTGCCTGCGCGGCGATTAGTGCCCTTTGCGCTTCGGGCATTGCGTCGGATCGTTTCTGTTTTGAAGGTTTTTTACCGGCCAAAAGCAAGGCCCGTAAAGATAAATTAGAAGATTTAGCGGAAGAAGCGCGCACCTTAATTTTCTACGAATCCACCCACCGCATTTCAGACGCTTTGGCGGATATGCAAGCCGTGTTGGGCGACGATCGCTATGTGGTACTGGCGCGCGAACTCAGCAAAACTTGGGAAACCATCGTAGGCGATACGCTCAAAAATTTACGTCAATGGCTTGCCGAAGATCCGAACCGCACCAAAGGTGAAATGGTGCTGATTGTGGAAGGCAAAGCAAAATCCGAGTGCAATGACGATATTTCTCCGCAAGCGGTGAAAGCCCTTAAATTAATCGCTAAAGAACTCCCACTCAAAAAAGCCGCCGCCATTGTGGCCGAGCTGTACGGTTATAAAAAGAATGCGCTGTATCAATTCGGTTTGGCGCAGTCGGATTAA
- the tldD gene encoding metalloprotease TldD — MLNQVTTTLLAPSHLSTAELRNVFDIMSHRNIDYADLYFQLSQDESWVLEDSIIKEGGFHIDRGVGVRAVAGEKTGFAYSDQIDLASLQQCAAAVKGIAQVKQGNLITPSAFNAVRAVARYAPINPLESLSKEKKIALLHLVDRTARAQDRRVTRVSASLSSVYEEVLIMATDGTLAADIRPLVRLSISVLVEQDGKRERGSCGSGGRFGLDCFFETVDGDIRAVNFAKEAVRQALVNLSAIAAPAGAMPVVLGAGWPGVLLHEAVGHGLEGDFNRKESSLFSGKIGELVTSPLCTIVDDGTLQNRRGSLSVDDEGVPSQCNVLIKDGVLQGYMQDKMNARLMGVAPTGNGRRESYAHLPMPRMTNTYMLAGQSKFDDLIASVERGIYAPHFGGGQVDITSGKFVFSTSEAYLIENGKITKPVKGATLIGSGIEVMQKISMVADESELDLGIGVCGKDGQSVPVGVGQPALKIDEITVGGTD, encoded by the coding sequence ATGTTAAACCAAGTCACAACCACCTTGCTTGCCCCGAGCCATCTTTCTACTGCAGAATTGCGCAATGTTTTTGACATTATGTCGCATCGCAATATTGATTACGCGGATTTGTATTTCCAACTTAGTCAAGACGAAAGTTGGGTGCTGGAAGACAGCATTATCAAAGAAGGCGGATTTCATATCGATCGCGGTGTGGGCGTGCGTGCCGTGGCGGGTGAAAAAACCGGCTTTGCTTATTCCGATCAAATTGATCTTGCCTCGCTGCAACAATGCGCCGCTGCGGTAAAAGGCATCGCACAGGTTAAACAGGGCAACCTTATCACGCCAAGTGCCTTCAATGCGGTGCGCGCGGTTGCCCGTTATGCGCCGATTAATCCGCTAGAAAGTTTAAGCAAAGAGAAAAAAATCGCCTTGTTACATTTGGTTGATCGTACCGCACGCGCGCAAGATCGCCGCGTTACGCGCGTTTCGGCGAGCCTTAGCTCGGTTTATGAAGAAGTATTGATTATGGCGACGGACGGTACTTTGGCGGCGGATATTCGCCCGCTGGTGCGTTTGTCGATTTCTGTGTTGGTGGAACAAGACGGCAAGCGTGAGCGTGGCAGTTGCGGTTCCGGCGGGCGTTTCGGTTTGGATTGTTTCTTTGAAACGGTGGACGGCGATATTCGCGCGGTGAACTTCGCCAAAGAAGCGGTGCGTCAAGCTTTAGTGAATTTAAGCGCGATCGCCGCACCGGCCGGTGCGATGCCCGTGGTGCTTGGTGCCGGTTGGCCCGGTGTGTTGCTGCATGAAGCCGTCGGGCACGGCTTGGAAGGTGATTTCAATCGCAAAGAAAGCTCGCTGTTTAGCGGTAAAATCGGCGAACTTGTTACTTCGCCGTTGTGCACGATCGTGGACGACGGCACTTTGCAAAATCGCCGTGGTTCACTTAGCGTGGATGACGAGGGCGTACCGAGCCAATGCAATGTGCTAATCAAAGACGGCGTTTTGCAAGGCTATATGCAAGACAAAATGAATGCGCGCTTAATGGGCGTTGCGCCGACCGGCAACGGCCGCCGCGAATCCTACGCGCATTTGCCGATGCCGCGCATGACCAACACTTATATGCTGGCCGGGCAAAGTAAATTTGACGATCTTATTGCTTCCGTCGAACGCGGTATTTACGCGCCGCATTTCGGCGGCGGCCAAGTGGACATCACTTCCGGCAAATTCGTGTTCTCCACTTCCGAAGCGTACCTGATTGAAAATGGCAAAATCACCAAACCGGTAAAAGGCGCGACATTAATTGGCAGCGGCATCGAAGTAATGCAAAAAATTTCCATGGTAGCCGATGAAAGTGAGCTTGATCTCGGCATCGGCGTGTGCGGCAAAGACGGCCAAAGTGTACCGGTCGGCGTCGGCCAACCTGCCTTAAAAATCGATGAAATTACCGTTGGTGGCACGGATTAA
- the gltS gene encoding sodium/glutamate symporter translates to MNIVFDTYQTLALASLVLLLGYFLVKRINVLKSFNIPEPVVGGFIVAIGLFVWHQIDGTSFTFEKSLQTTMMLVFFSSIGLSANFARLIKGGKPLIIFLFVVAGLIICQNVIGIAGSELLGIDPAYGLLAGSVTLTGGHGTGAAWAETFIKEFNLPAATEIAMACATFGLVFGGIIGGPVARFLLNRQKQGENPENDEIDDVQEAFEHPAYQRKVNARSIIETITMMSFCLLIGQYLDSITKGTALQLPTFVWCLFTGVVIRNTLTHLFKFRVADSAIDVLGSVGLSIFLAIALMSLKLWELAGLAGDVLVILAVQVAFMAFYAVYVTYHFMGKDYDAVVLSAGHCGFGLGATPTAVANMQAITSRFGPSHKAFLIVPMVGAFFIDLINASLLKVFLAFVAYLH, encoded by the coding sequence GTGAATATTGTATTTGATACCTACCAAACTCTTGCGCTTGCAAGCCTTGTTTTGCTATTAGGTTACTTTTTGGTCAAACGCATCAATGTACTAAAAAGTTTTAACATTCCTGAGCCGGTGGTTGGCGGCTTTATCGTCGCTATTGGGCTTTTCGTCTGGCATCAAATAGACGGCACCTCGTTTACTTTCGAGAAAAGCTTACAAACAACTATGATGTTGGTTTTCTTCTCCTCCATCGGTTTAAGCGCAAATTTTGCTCGCTTAATTAAGGGCGGTAAACCGTTAATCATTTTCCTCTTTGTGGTGGCGGGTTTGATTATCTGTCAAAACGTTATCGGTATTGCCGGTTCGGAACTCTTAGGAATTGATCCGGCATATGGCTTATTGGCTGGTTCCGTCACATTAACCGGTGGCCATGGTACCGGTGCGGCTTGGGCAGAAACGTTCATCAAAGAGTTCAATCTCCCGGCGGCAACCGAAATTGCTATGGCATGTGCGACCTTCGGTTTGGTATTCGGCGGAATCATCGGTGGTCCGGTTGCACGTTTCTTGTTAAATCGTCAAAAACAAGGTGAAAATCCGGAAAATGACGAAATAGACGACGTACAAGAAGCCTTCGAACACCCGGCTTATCAGCGTAAAGTAAATGCTCGTTCCATTATTGAAACCATTACCATGATGTCTTTCTGTTTGTTAATTGGTCAATATCTGGACAGCATCACTAAGGGCACCGCATTGCAACTGCCGACTTTCGTATGGTGTTTGTTCACCGGTGTAGTTATTCGTAATACACTGACTCACTTATTCAAATTCCGCGTCGCCGATTCCGCTATCGACGTATTGGGTAGCGTAGGTTTATCCATCTTTTTAGCGATTGCGTTAATGTCCTTAAAACTTTGGGAATTAGCGGGCCTAGCCGGTGACGTATTAGTGATTCTGGCCGTTCAAGTGGCATTTATGGCATTCTATGCAGTCTATGTCACTTACCATTTTATGGGCAAAGATTATGACGCCGTCGTATTGAGCGCCGGTCACTGCGGTTTCGGTTTAGGTGCAACGCCTACTGCCGTTGCAAATATGCAAGCCATTACCAGTCGCTTTGGACCGTCTCACAAAGCCTTCTTAATCGTGCCGATGGTCGGTGCATTCTTTATCGACTTAATTAACGCCTCATTATTAAAAGTGTTCTTGGCATTCGTAGCCTACTTACACTAA
- the parC gene encoding DNA topoisomerase IV subunit A: MTNISYEGIEQMPLRTFTESAYLNYSMYVIMDRALPFIGDGLKPVQRRIIYAMSELGLNATAKYKKSARTVGDVLGKFHPHGDSACYEAMVLMAQPFSYRYPLVDGQGNWGAPDDPKSFAAMRYTESRLSKISEILLNELEQGTVDYQPNFDGTLVEPQSLPARLPHILLNGTTGIAVGMATDIPPHNINEIAAAAVMLLDKPNAVLDEILEVVQGPDFPTEAEIISPKAEIRKIYEQGRGSIKMRATWKKEDGEIIISALPHQSSPSKIIAQIAEQMTAKKLPMVEDIRDEADHENPIRIVIVPRSNRVDCDALMAHLFATTDLEKSYRVNMNMIGLDHKPAVKGLLQILTEWLVFRRATVTRRLQYRLDKVLSRLHILEGLMIAFLNIDEVIEIIRNNDNPKAELMTRFNLSDEQADAILNLRLRHLAKLEEHQLRAERDELEKERVNLETTLGSERRLNTLIKKEIQEDAKKYASPRMSQLVEREEAKAISESEMTPAEPVTVILSQMGWVRCAKGHDIDPTALSYKAGDNYRAHACGKSNQAAVFIDSTGRSYALDPLSLPSARSQGEPLTGRLTLPAGATIEHVMMEGEQQALLMASDAGYGFICKFDDLIARNKAGKALISLPENAKVLAPLILSKPSALLVALTSVGRMLIFPVQDLPVLSKGKGNKIVSISAANAKDRSELLVKLLLISEQASLEFHSGKRKITLKPEDLHKFRAERGRKGSQLPRGLHSNVEIVVVEPEHNT; encoded by the coding sequence ATGACTAATATCAGCTACGAAGGCATCGAACAAATGCCCCTGCGCACGTTCACCGAAAGCGCCTACCTTAACTACTCCATGTACGTCATTATGGATCGCGCGCTGCCTTTCATCGGCGACGGATTAAAACCGGTGCAGCGCCGCATTATTTACGCCATGTCGGAACTGGGTTTAAACGCCACCGCGAAATATAAAAAATCCGCTCGCACCGTCGGTGATGTGCTCGGTAAATTTCACCCGCATGGTGACAGTGCTTGTTACGAAGCCATGGTGTTAATGGCGCAACCATTTTCTTATCGTTATCCGCTCGTGGACGGACAAGGCAACTGGGGCGCGCCGGACGATCCGAAATCTTTCGCGGCAATGCGTTATACGGAATCGCGCCTATCCAAAATTTCTGAAATCTTACTTAACGAACTTGAGCAAGGCACCGTAGATTATCAGCCGAACTTCGACGGCACATTAGTAGAACCGCAATCTTTACCGGCGCGTTTACCGCATATTTTGCTTAACGGCACCACCGGCATTGCGGTGGGAATGGCGACGGATATTCCGCCACACAATATCAATGAAATCGCCGCTGCGGCGGTGATGCTATTGGATAAGCCCAATGCGGTGCTGGATGAGATACTCGAGGTGGTACAAGGCCCTGATTTCCCGACTGAAGCGGAAATTATTTCGCCGAAAGCGGAAATTCGTAAAATTTACGAGCAAGGCCGTGGCTCAATTAAAATGCGTGCAACGTGGAAAAAAGAAGACGGTGAAATCATCATTTCCGCGCTGCCGCATCAATCTTCACCGTCCAAAATCATCGCACAAATCGCCGAACAAATGACGGCAAAAAAATTGCCGATGGTGGAAGATATTCGCGACGAGGCAGATCACGAGAATCCGATTCGGATCGTGATCGTACCGCGTTCTAACCGAGTGGATTGCGATGCATTAATGGCGCACCTGTTCGCCACCACGGATTTGGAAAAAAGTTATCGCGTGAATATGAATATGATCGGACTTGATCATAAACCGGCGGTAAAAGGTTTGTTGCAAATTCTCACTGAATGGCTGGTTTTTCGTCGTGCCACGGTCACTCGCCGTTTGCAATATCGCTTGGATAAAGTATTGTCGCGTTTACATATTTTAGAAGGCTTAATGATTGCCTTTTTAAATATCGATGAAGTGATTGAAATTATTCGCAACAACGATAACCCGAAAGCAGAATTAATGACGCGTTTTAATTTAAGCGACGAACAAGCCGATGCGATTTTAAATTTACGTCTGCGTCATTTAGCGAAATTGGAAGAACACCAACTGCGCGCGGAACGCGATGAATTGGAAAAAGAGCGGGTGAATTTAGAAACAACTTTAGGCTCCGAACGTCGCTTAAACACGCTGATTAAAAAAGAAATCCAAGAAGATGCGAAAAAATATGCCAGTCCGCGTATGTCCCAACTGGTCGAACGAGAAGAAGCCAAAGCCATTTCCGAAAGCGAAATGACGCCTGCGGAACCGGTCACCGTGATTTTATCGCAAATGGGTTGGGTGCGTTGCGCGAAAGGCCACGATATTGATCCGACAGCATTAAGCTACAAAGCAGGCGATAATTACCGCGCGCACGCTTGCGGCAAGAGTAATCAAGCCGCCGTGTTTATCGACAGTACGGGGCGCAGCTACGCGCTGGATCCGCTTTCCTTGCCATCTGCCAGATCGCAAGGAGAACCGCTCACCGGTAGACTTACTTTGCCGGCCGGCGCGACCATTGAACATGTAATGATGGAAGGCGAACAACAAGCTTTGTTGATGGCATCGGATGCCGGTTACGGCTTTATTTGTAAATTTGACGATTTAATTGCACGTAACAAAGCAGGAAAAGCCTTGATTTCTTTACCGGAAAATGCCAAAGTGTTGGCACCTCTCATTTTGTCGAAGCCAAGTGCACTTCTTGTTGCCTTGACATCCGTAGGCAGAATGTTGATTTTCCCGGTGCAGGATTTACCGGTATTATCAAAAGGTAAAGGCAATAAAATCGTTAGCATTTCCGCCGCGAATGCGAAAGATCGCAGCGAATTATTAGTGAAGTTATTACTGATTTCAGAACAAGCCAGTCTTGAGTTTCATTCCGGTAAACGAAAAATCACATTAAAACCGGAAGATCTGCACAAATTCCGTGCGGAACGCGGCAGAAAAGGCTCGCAACTGCCACGCGGCTTACACAGTAATGTGGAAATTGTGGTAGTTGAACCGGAACACAACACATAA
- the nirK gene encoding copper-containing nitrite reductase, translated as MNEQRRDFFKNSALSLVSITLGAGFAMIPNAQAQNHESPNNGKSAGNLSNVLPEIEAELTSAPNVPKPIERNYPAKVIVKLTASEQIAELMDGVQFKFWTLNGGVPAPFIRVREGDIVEVQLSNSAASMMEHSLDFHAASAPMGGAEASATAPTRTSTFQFKAIHAGLYLYHCGSQPVAVHLAKGMYGLILVEPKEGLPKADREYYIMQSEFYTRGDFGAPGLQPFSMQKALAERPDYVLFNGKVGALMDKNALRAKTGEKLRFFVGNAGPNLASSFHIIGSIFHNLYVEGGTLINHNVQTTLIPSGGVFIGETQINVPGTYVLMDHSIFRAASKGTMGQLIVSGEANPEIYSGKLSDMPFKEANPQKPQPVPYEIEGHGSMMMGGGEHSMDGASGATNKK; from the coding sequence ATGAACGAACAACGACGTGATTTTTTTAAAAACAGCGCATTAAGTCTGGTTTCCATTACTTTGGGCGCCGGATTCGCGATGATCCCTAACGCACAAGCACAAAATCATGAAAGCCCCAACAATGGTAAAAGTGCGGGGAATCTTTCAAACGTTTTACCGGAAATTGAAGCGGAACTTACTTCCGCCCCCAATGTACCGAAGCCCATCGAACGCAATTATCCGGCCAAAGTAATTGTAAAATTGACCGCATCGGAGCAAATCGCTGAGTTAATGGACGGCGTACAATTTAAATTCTGGACGCTTAACGGCGGCGTGCCTGCTCCCTTTATTCGCGTGCGTGAAGGCGATATTGTGGAAGTGCAACTTTCTAATTCTGCCGCTTCCATGATGGAACACAGCCTTGATTTTCACGCAGCCTCTGCCCCCATGGGCGGTGCCGAAGCCAGCGCCACAGCGCCAACGCGCACTTCCACATTTCAATTTAAAGCGATACATGCGGGACTTTATTTATACCATTGCGGCAGTCAACCGGTCGCCGTGCATTTAGCCAAAGGCATGTACGGCTTAATTTTGGTAGAACCAAAAGAAGGCTTGCCAAAAGCGGATCGCGAATATTACATCATGCAAAGCGAATTCTATACTCGCGGGGATTTCGGTGCCCCCGGATTACAACCTTTCAGCATGCAAAAAGCACTCGCTGAACGTCCTGACTACGTGTTATTTAACGGCAAGGTCGGCGCGTTAATGGATAAAAACGCACTACGCGCCAAAACCGGTGAAAAATTACGTTTCTTCGTTGGCAACGCCGGCCCGAATTTAGCCTCATCATTCCATATTATTGGCTCGATCTTCCACAATTTATATGTTGAAGGCGGCACGCTGATTAATCACAACGTACAAACCACGTTGATCCCGTCCGGCGGCGTATTTATCGGCGAAACCCAAATCAACGTCCCCGGCACCTATGTATTGATGGATCATTCTATCTTTCGTGCCGCCAGCAAAGGCACTATGGGACAACTTATCGTCAGCGGCGAAGCCAATCCGGAAATTTACTCAGGTAAATTAAGCGATATGCCGTTCAAAGAAGCCAATCCCCAAAAACCGCAACCCGTTCCGTATGAAATTGAAGGCCACGGCAGCATGATGATGGGCGGCGGTGAGCATAGTATGGATGGCGCTTCCGGAGCGACAAATAAAAAGTAA
- the parE gene encoding DNA topoisomerase IV subunit B, with the protein MTSNYSAQEITVLKDLEPVQIRPGMYTDTTRPNHLAQEVIDNSVDEALAGFASKIEVILHTDQSIEVTDNGRGMPVDIHPTEGVSGVEVILTKLHAGGKFSNKNYEFAGGLHGVGISVVNALSERVDIQVKRNGEVYQIAFENGVKVKELEVVGTCGRRTTGTTVHFKPNPKYFDSAKFSVSRLRHLLRAKAVLCSGLEIKFIDKVNGKQDVWLYQDGLSDYLIEAVNGYETLPAKPFVGEFKGSNEAVSWALLWLPEGGELIGESYVNLIPTIQGGTHVNGLRQGLLDAIREFCEFRNLLPRGVKLTADDIWERCGYILSLKMQDAQFAGQTKERLSSRQSAVFVGGVLKDAFSLWLNQNVQDAEKLAEMAISSAQRRLRAAKKVVRKKLVSGPALPGKLADCGSQDLEKTELFLVEGDSAGGSAKQARDREYQAILPLRGKILNTWEVSPEQVLGSSEIHDIAVALGIDPDSDDLSQLRYGKVCILADADSDGLHIATLLCALFLRHFPKLVQDGHVYVAMPPLYRIDLNKEVFYALDESEKEAILDRLQNKKGKPNVQRFKGLGEMNPSQLRETTMDPNTRRLVQLTYQANDEEGAETLEIMDMLLAKKRSEDRKSWLQAKGDQVDLEV; encoded by the coding sequence ATGACATCCAATTATTCTGCTCAAGAAATTACTGTTCTTAAAGATCTCGAACCGGTGCAAATTCGTCCCGGTATGTACACCGACACCACCCGTCCGAATCACCTCGCACAAGAAGTGATTGATAATAGTGTGGACGAAGCACTTGCCGGCTTCGCAAGCAAAATTGAAGTGATTTTGCACACCGACCAATCTATTGAAGTAACCGATAACGGCCGCGGTATGCCGGTGGATATTCACCCGACAGAAGGCGTATCCGGCGTGGAGGTGATTCTCACCAAACTGCACGCGGGCGGAAAATTCTCCAATAAAAACTATGAATTTGCCGGCGGTTTGCACGGCGTCGGAATTTCTGTGGTGAACGCACTTTCCGAACGCGTGGATATTCAAGTAAAACGCAACGGCGAAGTGTACCAAATTGCCTTTGAAAACGGCGTTAAAGTGAAAGAATTGGAAGTGGTCGGCACTTGTGGCAGACGCACCACGGGTACAACAGTTCACTTTAAACCGAATCCGAAATATTTCGATAGTGCCAAATTTTCCGTCAGCCGTTTGCGCCATTTATTGCGTGCCAAAGCGGTGCTCTGTTCGGGTCTCGAAATCAAATTCATTGATAAAGTGAATGGCAAGCAAGATGTCTGGCTATATCAAGACGGTCTTTCCGATTATCTTATTGAAGCAGTAAACGGTTACGAAACATTACCGGCAAAACCATTCGTGGGCGAATTTAAAGGCTCAAATGAAGCGGTTAGTTGGGCGTTGTTATGGTTACCGGAAGGTGGCGAATTAATTGGCGAAAGCTACGTGAATTTAATCCCGACTATTCAAGGCGGGACGCACGTTAACGGCTTACGCCAAGGCCTATTGGACGCTATTCGCGAATTTTGCGAATTTCGAAATCTATTACCGCGCGGCGTCAAGCTAACCGCAGACGATATTTGGGAGCGCTGTGGTTACATTCTTTCCTTAAAAATGCAAGATGCACAATTCGCCGGCCAAACCAAAGAACGCCTCTCTTCGCGTCAAAGTGCGGTGTTTGTCGGCGGCGTGTTAAAAGATGCCTTCAGTTTATGGCTGAATCAAAACGTGCAAGACGCCGAAAAACTCGCCGAAATGGCAATTAGTTCGGCACAACGTCGCTTACGCGCGGCAAAAAAAGTGGTACGTAAAAAATTGGTTAGCGGCCCGGCGCTTCCGGGCAAACTTGCCGATTGTGGCTCGCAAGATTTAGAAAAAACTGAATTGTTCTTAGTGGAAGGCGATTCCGCCGGTGGTTCGGCGAAACAAGCCCGCGACCGCGAATATCAGGCTATTTTGCCGTTACGCGGAAAAATTTTAAACACTTGGGAAGTGTCGCCCGAACAAGTTTTAGGCTCGAGCGAAATTCATGATATCGCAGTGGCGCTGGGCATTGATCCCGACAGTGACGATTTATCCCAACTGCGCTATGGCAAAGTTTGCATTCTCGCCGATGCAGACTCCGATGGTTTACACATCGCCACCCTACTCTGCGCACTATTCTTACGCCATTTTCCAAAATTGGTGCAAGACGGCCATGTTTATGTGGCTATGCCGCCGCTGTACCGCATCGACTTAAATAAAGAAGTATTTTACGCATTAGACGAAAGCGAAAAAGAGGCAATTTTAGATCGCTTACAAAACAAAAAAGGTAAACCAAACGTGCAGCGCTTTAAAGGATTGGGCGAAATGAATCCGTCTCAATTACGCGAAACTACGATGGATCCCAATACCCGCCGTTTGGTGCAATTGACTTATCAAGCAAATGATGAAGAAGGTGCGGAAACCTTGGAAATAATGGATATGCTGCTGGCTAAAAAACGCTCGGAAGATCGGAAAAGTTGGCTGCAAGCCAAAGGAGATCAAGTTGATTTGGAGGTATAG
- a CDS encoding Kdo(2)-lipid IV(A) acyltransferase, producing MKNSKLPRFHPAFLAPKYWGFWLGIGIWRALLFLPYPILRRIGNGLGALFCHLNVGKRRAAIARRNLELCFPDMPESEREAVLQENLRAVGMAIIETGMAWFWSDARIKKWSKVEGLRYLQENQQNGIIFVGIHFLTLELGARIVGLYHPGVGVYRPNDNPLFDWLQTQGRLRSNKDMLDRKDLRGMIKALRRGETIWYAPDHDYGRRNAVFVPFFAVKNAATTTGSYYLLKASPNSKVIPFVPLRNADGSGYTVSISAPVDFTDSENESAVAARMNQLVEKEIMKGITQYMWLHRRFKTRPNENDPSLYD from the coding sequence ATGAAAAATAGCAAACTACCTAGGTTCCACCCCGCTTTTCTTGCCCCCAAATATTGGGGATTCTGGCTCGGCATCGGCATCTGGCGTGCCCTCCTGTTCCTGCCCTATCCGATTCTACGCCGTATCGGCAACGGCTTAGGTGCACTTTTTTGCCATTTAAACGTGGGCAAACGGCGTGCTGCGATTGCCCGCCGTAACCTTGAACTGTGTTTTCCCGATATGCCCGAAAGCGAACGCGAAGCGGTTTTACAAGAAAATTTGCGTGCCGTCGGCATGGCGATTATCGAAACCGGTATGGCTTGGTTTTGGTCGGACGCGCGCATTAAGAAATGGTCAAAAGTGGAAGGTTTGCGCTACCTGCAAGAAAATCAACAAAACGGCATTATTTTCGTTGGCATACATTTTCTTACACTTGAGTTGGGCGCCCGCATCGTGGGTTTATATCATCCTGGCGTCGGTGTTTACCGCCCAAACGACAATCCGCTCTTTGACTGGCTGCAAACTCAAGGACGCTTGCGTTCCAATAAAGACATGTTAGATCGCAAAGATTTACGCGGTATGATTAAAGCTTTGCGCCGTGGCGAAACCATTTGGTATGCGCCGGACCATGATTACGGCCGTCGCAATGCGGTGTTCGTACCGTTCTTCGCCGTAAAAAATGCGGCCACCACAACAGGGAGCTATTATTTATTAAAAGCCTCGCCGAATAGCAAAGTGATTCCTTTCGTACCTTTACGCAATGCGGACGGCTCCGGCTATACAGTGAGCATTTCCGCTCCGGTAGATTTCACCGATTCGGAAAACGAAAGCGCGGTCGCGGCACGCATGAATCAACTGGTGGAAAAGGAAATTATGAAAGGCATAACGCAATATATGTGGTTGCACCGCCGTTTTAAAACTCGTCCAAATGAAAACGATCCGAGCTTATACGATTAA